In a single window of the Acyrthosiphon pisum isolate AL4f chromosome X, pea_aphid_22Mar2018_4r6ur, whole genome shotgun sequence genome:
- the LOC103310212 gene encoding 14-3-3-like protein, which translates to MDVEQMPAMETKEKCLWKAKLAQEANRFEDMARYMKQVAECGVPMTKDEDNMLAAAYKHVLDTKRSSRRTLVTVEQKDGITSWEAAVARHYRARIDEELRALCTEVLTVVDSWLTSDQPEASDPATGVFYWKLSADYHRYAAEVIDDPGDRAEVVAMSKAAYERADRLGRKNLRPIDPIRLGLMLNYSVFLYQVCQQRRQGHDVAKHAFDEAVAEIDAIDDSMYDDSTLILRLIRDNLTIWIQENGGESYAGSAEDQVAPALVAQAVDEDDLHAVEDRVQADLVATAAVAAPTVLLSLSPSTGTVESQPDRDRRSLQDNVN; encoded by the coding sequence ATGGACGTGGAACAGATGCCAGCAATGGAAACGAAGGAAAAGTGCCTGTGGAAGGCGAAGCTAGCGCAGGAGGCTAACCGATTCGAGGACATGGCCCGGTACATGAAGCAGGTGGCTGAGTGCGGGGTACCCATGACCAAGGACGAGGACAACATGTTGGCGGCGGCGTACAAGCACGTGCTGGACACTAAACGCTCGTCCAGGCGGACACTGGTGACAGTCGAGCAGAAGGACGGCATCACGTCATGGGAGGCCGCGGTGGCGCGCCATTACCGCGCGCGCATTGACGAAGAGTTGCGTGCGCTATGCACCGAGGTGCTGACAGTGGTCGACAGCTGGCTGACGTCCGACCAGCCGGAGGCCTCGGACCCAGCCACCGGCGTGTTCTACTGGAAGCTGAGCGCCGACTACCACCGGTACGCGGCCGAGGTCATCGACGACCCGGGCGACCGGGCTGAGGTGGTGGCCATGTCCAAGGCCGCCTACGAGCGAGCTGACCGGTTGGGCCGGAAGAACCTCCGGCCCATCGATCCAATCCGGCTCGGGCTCATGCTCAACTACTCTGTGTTTCTGTACCAGGTGTGCCAACAGCGCCGGCAGGGCCACGACGTGGCCAAGCACGCGTTCGATGAGGCCGTGGCCGAGATAGACGCCATCGATGATTCCATGTACGACGACTCGACGCTCATCCTGCGCCTTATCCGCGACAATTTGACCATATGGATACAAGAGAACGGTGGTGAGTCGTATGCAGGGTCCGCCGAAGACCAGGTGGCGCCAGCGCTCGTTGCACAGGCTGTCGATGAAGATGACCTGCATGCGGTGGAGGACCGAGTGCAGGCAGACCTAGTGGCTACGGCTGCGGTCGCCGCGCCAACGGTCCTGCTGTCACTATCACCCTCGACCGGCACTGTCGAATCGCAGCCTGACCGCGATCGCCGGTCGTTGCAGGACAACGTGAATTAG
- the LOC100572162 gene encoding uncharacterized protein LOC100572162 isoform X1, which translates to MNTLNIPKNYIKCSYSGCRNKMAQNPNVSYFSLPRDPTNRAKWIENCGITIPVDSIKKSLKVCGEHFEQKMFLNDLQNRLHSHAIPRHFINDTPSSSSSISRKLDFCSTVDNNISNTPAECETTILSSPNVLALPLDSRTPSNLLLTKEMISHNTINSPYTDHSYVSLDSESNYSFETNESGKNCVLIMYRCLFHSSFHLFRA; encoded by the exons atgaatacattaaatattccAAAGAATTACATTAAATGTTCTTATTCAGGTTGTCGAAACAAAATGGCTCAAAATCCTAACGTTAGTTATTTTTCGCTTCCGAGGGATCCaactaa CCGTGCCAAGTGGATTGAAAACTGTGGTATCACAATTCCTGTTGattccataaaaaaatcctTAAAGGTGTGTGGCgaacattttgaacaaaaaatgtttttaaatgatctTCAAAATAGACTTCATAGTCATGCTATACCAAGACATTTTATAA atgatACACCATCATCTTCCAGCAGCATTTCACGTAAACTTGATTTTTGTTCTActgttgacaataatatatcaaatactcCAGCAGAATGTGAAACAACAATTCTCTCTTCTCCAAATGTGTTAGCTCTACCATTGGATTCTAGAACaccaa GTAACTTGCTTCTAACTAAGGAAATGATTTCACACAACACCATAAACAGTCCATATACTGATCATTCCTATGTTTCACTTGACTCGGAGTCAAATTATTCATTTGAAACAAATGAGTCGGGGAAAAATT gtgtattgataatgtATCGTTGCTTGTTTCATTCTTCATTTCATCTATTCCGTGCTTGA
- the LOC100572162 gene encoding uncharacterized protein LOC100572162 isoform X2 — MFLNDLQNRLHSHAIPRHFINDTPSSSSSISRKLDFCSTVDNNISNTPAECETTILSSPNVLALPLDSRTPSNLLLTKEMISHNTINSPYTDHSYVSLDSESNYSFETNESGKNCVLIMYRCLFHSSFHLFRA, encoded by the exons atgtttttaaatgatctTCAAAATAGACTTCATAGTCATGCTATACCAAGACATTTTATAA atgatACACCATCATCTTCCAGCAGCATTTCACGTAAACTTGATTTTTGTTCTActgttgacaataatatatcaaatactcCAGCAGAATGTGAAACAACAATTCTCTCTTCTCCAAATGTGTTAGCTCTACCATTGGATTCTAGAACaccaa GTAACTTGCTTCTAACTAAGGAAATGATTTCACACAACACCATAAACAGTCCATATACTGATCATTCCTATGTTTCACTTGACTCGGAGTCAAATTATTCATTTGAAACAAATGAGTCGGGGAAAAATT gtgtattgataatgtATCGTTGCTTGTTTCATTCTTCATTTCATCTATTCCGTGCTTGA
- the LOC100158979 gene encoding skin secretory protein xP2 isoform X2, whose product MSDDQQIIVPANRPDECSTEKPPKCDAAAAATCPVQSPDDEAKIIDVFDDDDAASPAPPPKDDADLAPPPNNGVAEMLDVVMTSQDDDAAIPAPTPNGDAGLSSPPNIAAGPASPPKEDASAASPSKEDASAAPPPKEDAIPTPPPEEDAITAQPSMDVDTANPADGQTTIPIVPNNEPGCSKANGTAATDDDDAEVDFKKEIKHETIDLGNDTYFYDDNNKPILVKGYPKVGFDRGLEPDHIVGATEQDGKLMFLIAWKNSEVADLLESTVVYDRAPQIAIQFFEARLRYCCPANDNN is encoded by the exons ATGTCGGATGATCAGCAAATCATTGTTCCGGCGAACCGTCCCGACGAATGCTCTACAGAAAAGCCGCCAAAGtgcgacgccgccgccgccgccacatgCCCAGTACAATCGCCGGACGACGAAGCCaaaattattgatgtttttgATGACGATGACGCCGCTAGTCCCGCACCGCCGCCAAAG GACGACGCCGACCTTGCACCGCCGCCAAACAACGGCGTTGCCGAAATGTTGGATGTCGTAATGACGTCACAGGACGACGACGCCGCTATTCCCGCACCGACGCCAAACGGCGACGCTGGCCTCTCATCGCCGCCCAACATTGCGGCGGGCCCCGCATCGCCGCCGAAGGAAGACGCCAGCGCCGCATCGCCGTCGAAGGAAGACGCCAGCGCCGCACCGCCGCCGAAGGAAGACGCCATCCCCACACCGCCGCCGGAGGAAGACGCCATTACCGCACAGCCATCAATGGACGTCGACACTGCCAACCCCGCAGACGGGCAGACGACCATCCCAATCGTGCCAAATAACGAGCCGGGGTGTTCAAAGGCCAACGGTACTGCTGCCacagacgacgacgacgctga aGTTGACTTCAAGAAAGAAATTAAACATGAAACTATTGATTTGGGCAacgatacatatttttatgatgataataataaaccaatacTTGTAAAAGGTTACCCTAAAGTTGGTTTTGATCGTGGACTTGAACCAGATCATATTGTTGGAGCTACTGAACAGGATGGAAAATTGATGTTTTTGATTGCATGGAAAAATTCAGAAGTTGCTGATCTGCTTGAATCCACTGTGGTTTATGATAGAGCCCCTCAAATAGCTATTCAGTTCTTCGAAGCTCGTCTCAGATATTGTTGTCCTGCTAATGATAACAATTAA
- the LOC100158979 gene encoding acidic repeat-containing protein isoform X1: MSDDQQIIVPANRPDECSTEKPPKCDAAAAATCPVQSPDDEAKIIDVFDDDDAASPAPPPKDDADLAPPPKDDADLAPPPNNGVAEMLDVVMTSQDDDAAIPAPTPNGDAGLSSPPNIAAGPASPPKEDASAASPSKEDASAAPPPKEDAIPTPPPEEDAITAQPSMDVDTANPADGQTTIPIVPNNEPGCSKANGTAATDDDDAEVDFKKEIKHETIDLGNDTYFYDDNNKPILVKGYPKVGFDRGLEPDHIVGATEQDGKLMFLIAWKNSEVADLLESTVVYDRAPQIAIQFFEARLRYCCPANDNN, from the exons ATGTCGGATGATCAGCAAATCATTGTTCCGGCGAACCGTCCCGACGAATGCTCTACAGAAAAGCCGCCAAAGtgcgacgccgccgccgccgccacatgCCCAGTACAATCGCCGGACGACGAAGCCaaaattattgatgtttttgATGACGATGACGCCGCTAGTCCCGCACCGCCGCCAAAGGACGACGCCGACCTTGCACCGCCGCCAAAGGACGACGCCGACCTTGCACCGCCGCCAAACAACGGCGTTGCCGAAATGTTGGATGTCGTAATGACGTCACAGGACGACGACGCCGCTATTCCCGCACCGACGCCAAACGGCGACGCTGGCCTCTCATCGCCGCCCAACATTGCGGCGGGCCCCGCATCGCCGCCGAAGGAAGACGCCAGCGCCGCATCGCCGTCGAAGGAAGACGCCAGCGCCGCACCGCCGCCGAAGGAAGACGCCATCCCCACACCGCCGCCGGAGGAAGACGCCATTACCGCACAGCCATCAATGGACGTCGACACTGCCAACCCCGCAGACGGGCAGACGACCATCCCAATCGTGCCAAATAACGAGCCGGGGTGTTCAAAGGCCAACGGTACTGCTGCCacagacgacgacgacgctga aGTTGACTTCAAGAAAGAAATTAAACATGAAACTATTGATTTGGGCAacgatacatatttttatgatgataataataaaccaatacTTGTAAAAGGTTACCCTAAAGTTGGTTTTGATCGTGGACTTGAACCAGATCATATTGTTGGAGCTACTGAACAGGATGGAAAATTGATGTTTTTGATTGCATGGAAAAATTCAGAAGTTGCTGATCTGCTTGAATCCACTGTGGTTTATGATAGAGCCCCTCAAATAGCTATTCAGTTCTTCGAAGCTCGTCTCAGATATTGTTGTCCTGCTAATGATAACAATTAA